From one Sylvia atricapilla isolate bSylAtr1 chromosome 21, bSylAtr1.pri, whole genome shotgun sequence genomic stretch:
- the FOXO4 gene encoding forkhead box protein O4: MAEPAGAAASPDIDPDFEPQSRPRSCTWPLPRPEAETGGAAGAAEEGAGGAAAGPGRAEGARAGGAAARKGGSRRNAWGSQSYAELISQAIESAPEKRLTLAQIYEWMVRSVPYFKDKGDSNSSAGWKNSIRHNLSLHSKFIKVHNEATGKSSWWMLNPEGGKSGKAPRRRAASMDNSSKLAKVRGKASRKKPPLQSAPESSADSPGSQFPKWPGSPSSRSNEDSDVWNTFRPRTSSNASTISARLSPILTEQDDLHDEELLPSLVYSSASSNVPPTVTEELELIDGLNLMSPSSSVLSTQQSASSGQIQRDSSFSLQSPNAAGQTFGNSLFNPVDISLQSSVSCFSAPQTLEALLTPNSPPPRDVMMTQVDPVLPQTGNRMSSRTLLLLGGQAAQSKMSSGNPRGKPAEQQAEPVGASVLPSTLPIVTSPQNTASMTSLKAPVSATTAQSVQLGSPVLLSSASPAPLGFNQDRLPTDLDLDMYMENLECDMDYIINSELMDGGLDFNFEPILPTPSYPSTSQASNHTWVPS, translated from the exons ATGGCGGAGCCGGCTGGGGCTGCGGCGTCGCCGGACATCGACCCTGACTTTGAGCCGCAGAGCCGCCCGCGCTCCTGCACCTGGCCGTTGCCGCGGCCCGAGGCGGAGACGGGCGGCGCGGCTGGCGCGGCGGAGGAGGGCGCAGGtggcgcggcggcggggcccggccgggccgAGGGGGCGCGGGCAGGCGGCGCGGCGGCGCGTAAGGGCGGCTCCCGGCGCAATGCCTGGGGCAGCCAGTCCTACGCCGAGCTCATCAGCCAGGCTATCGAGAGCGCCCCCGAGAAGCGGCTCACGCTGGCGCAGATCTACGAGTGGATGGTGCGCTCCGTCCCCTACTTCAAGGACAAGGGTGACAGTAACAGCTCCGCTGGCTGGAAG aacTCGATTCGACATaacctgtccctgcacagcaaGTTTATTAAAGTCCATAATGAAGCCACAGGGAAGAGCTCTTGGTGGATGCTCAATCCTGAGGGTGGCAAAAGTGGAAAAGCACCAAGGAGAAGAGCTGCCTCCATGGACAACAGCAGCAAACTTGCAAAAGTCAGAGGTAAAGCATCCAGGAAGAAGCCTCCTCTCCAGTCTGCGCCAGAATCCTCTGCTGACAGTCCTGGCTCCCAGTTTCCCAAGTGGCCTGGGAGCCCATCTTCAAGAAGCAACGAGGACTCTGATGTGTGGAACACCTTCCGGCCTCGAACCAGTTCCAATGCAAGCACCATTAGTGCCAGGCTTTCTCCTATCCTGACAGAGCAGGATGACCTCCATGATGAAGAGCTGCTTCCTTCTCTTGTGTACTCCAGTGCATCCAGCAATGTTCCACCAACTGTGACTGAGGAGCTTGAGCTCATTGATGGGTTAAATTTGATGTCTCCTAGCTCCTCTGTGCTCTCTACCCAGCAATCTGCCTCGAGTGGTCAGATCCAGAGAGattccagcttttccttgcAGAGCCCAAATGCAGCTGGTCAGACTTTTGGCAACTCCCTGTTTAACCCTGTTGATATTTCACTGCAAAGTTCTGTCAGCTGTTTCTCTGCCCCTCAGACCTTGGAAGCTCTTCTGACACCCAACTCTCCGCCTCCAAGGGATGTTATGATGACTCAGGTGGATCCAGTTCTCCCACAGACTGGTAACAGGATGAGCAGCCGAACTCTTCTGCTTCTGGGTGGACAAGCTGCCCAGAGTAAGATGAGCTCAGGCAATCCACGAGGAaagcctgcagagcagcaggcagaaccAGTTGGTGCCAGTGTTTTGCCATCAACGCTTCCCATAGTGACATCTCCTCAAAACACTGCCAGCATGACCAGTTTGAAGGCTCCAGTTTCTGCAACAACTGCCCAGTCAGTCCAGCTGGGCAGTCCAGTGCTCCTTTcatctgccagccctgctcccttgGGATTCAACCAGGACAGGCTGCCCACTGACCTGGACCTTGACATGTACATGGAGAACCTTGAATGTGATATGGATTACATAATCAACAGTGAACTCATGGATGGAGGACTGGACTTTAATTTTGAACCTATTCTGCCTACTCCCAGCTATCCCAGCACCTCACAGGCCTCCAACCATACCTGGGTACCAAGTTAA
- the SNX12 gene encoding sorting nexin-12, whose amino-acid sequence MSEAAVADTRRLNAKPQDLTDAYGPPSNFLEIDIFNPQTVGMGRARYTSYELRMRTNLPIFKLKESCVRRRYSDFEWLKNELERDSKIVVPPLPGKALKRQLPFRGDEGIFEESFIEERRQGLEQFINKIAGHPLAQNERCLHMFLQEETIDRNYVPGKVRQ is encoded by the exons ATGTCGGAGGCGGCGGTGGCGGACACCCGGCGCCTCAACGCGAAGCCGCAGGACCTCACGGACGCGTACGGGCCGCCCAGTAACTTCCTCGAGATCGACATCTTCAACCCACAGACCGTGGGCATGGGCCGCGCCAGATACACCAGCTACGAGCTCCGCATGCGG ACAAACCTCCCCATCTTCAAATTGAAGGAATCATGTGTGAGGAGACGATACAGTGACTTTGAGTGGCTGAAGAATGAGCTGGAACGAGACAGTAAG ATTGTAGTTCCACCGCTGCCTGGAAAAGCTTTGAAACGACAGCTTCCCTTCCGAGGAGATGAAGGCATCTTTGAGGAGTCCTTCATCGAGGAGCGGAGACAGGGCCTAGAACAGTTTATTAACAA aattGCTGGACATCCACTGGCACAGAATGAGCGCTGCTTACATATGTTTCTGCAAGAGGAGACTATTGATAGGAATTACGTCCCAGGGAAAGTGCGCCAGtag